The following are encoded together in the Hemicordylus capensis ecotype Gifberg chromosome 4, rHemCap1.1.pri, whole genome shotgun sequence genome:
- the PDYN gene encoding proenkephalin-B isoform X2 produces the protein MEWQLLGLALCLGLASTAAADCATQCSKCALHEQDLEKFINPLICSLECQGSLLSSAEWEKCKQALTVFTPFLMEGEAKRLSQVDEEEKAEEEGELSPWELYSALVKRYGGFMKNQDKNKIFALLRENTHARGDISKKYGGFFRKIGERAASEMGAEEDDPAVLETGDLGYNGADSDTGSPKDEMKRYGGFLRKYPKRGSEVAAVEDDGQELEGLHKRYGGFMRRIRPKLKWDNQKRYGGFLRRQFKVTTRSEEEPSAYSDSAKNSY, from the exons ATGGAGTGGCAACTTCTGGGACTGGCCCTTTGCCTGGGTTTGGCTTCCACGGCCGCAGCGGACTGTGCCACCCAGTGCTCGAAGTGTGCTCTTCATGAACAGGACCTGGAGAAGTTCATCAACCCCTTA ATTTGCTCTCTGGAGTGCCAGGGGTCCTTGCTGTCCAGTGCGGAGTGGGAGAAGTGCAAGCAGGCGTTGACTGTCTTCACCCCCTTTCTGATGGAGGGGGAGGCCAAGAGGCTGTCCCAGGTGGATGAGGAGGAGAAGgcggaagaggagggggagctcaGCCCCTGGGAGCTGTACAGTGCGCTGGTCAAACGTTATGGTGGGTTCATGAAGAATCAGGACAAGAATAAGATCTTTGCTCTGCTCCGTGAAAACACCCATGCCAGGGGCGACATCAGCAAGAAGTATGGCGGGTTCTTCCGCAAGATTGGGGAAAGGGCAGCTTCCGAGATGGGGGCAGAGGAAGACGACCCAGCAGTGCTGGAGACTGGGGATTTGGGCTACAATGGGGCAGACTCAGACACGGGGTCTCCCAAGGATGAGATGAAGCGTTATGGGGGCTTCCTCAGAAAATATCCCAAGAGAGGTTCAGAAGTGGCAGCTGTTGAAGATGACGGGCAAGAGCTGGAAGGCCTGCACAAGCGGTATGGAGGCTTCATGCGCAGAATCCGCCCCAAGCTCAAGTGGGACAATCAGAAGCGCTATGGTGGGTTCCTACGGCGCCAGTTCAAGGTGACCACCAGGTCAGAGGAGGAGCCCAGCGCCTATTCAG ACTCAGCAAAGAATTCATACTAA
- the PDYN gene encoding proenkephalin-B isoform X1: protein MEWQLLGLALCLGLASTAAADCATQCSKCALHEQDLEKFINPLICSLECQGSLLSSAEWEKCKQALTVFTPFLMEGEAKRLSQVDEEEKAEEEGELSPWELYSALVKRYGGFMKNQDKNKIFALLRENTHARGDISKKYGGFFRKIGERAASEMGAEEDDPAVLETGDLGYNGADSDTGSPKDEMKRYGGFLRKYPKRGSEVAAVEDDGQELEGLHKRYGGFMRRIRPKLKWDNQKRYGGFLRRQFKVTTRSEEEPSAYSVNILHHWHNGPQIKP, encoded by the exons ATGGAGTGGCAACTTCTGGGACTGGCCCTTTGCCTGGGTTTGGCTTCCACGGCCGCAGCGGACTGTGCCACCCAGTGCTCGAAGTGTGCTCTTCATGAACAGGACCTGGAGAAGTTCATCAACCCCTTA ATTTGCTCTCTGGAGTGCCAGGGGTCCTTGCTGTCCAGTGCGGAGTGGGAGAAGTGCAAGCAGGCGTTGACTGTCTTCACCCCCTTTCTGATGGAGGGGGAGGCCAAGAGGCTGTCCCAGGTGGATGAGGAGGAGAAGgcggaagaggagggggagctcaGCCCCTGGGAGCTGTACAGTGCGCTGGTCAAACGTTATGGTGGGTTCATGAAGAATCAGGACAAGAATAAGATCTTTGCTCTGCTCCGTGAAAACACCCATGCCAGGGGCGACATCAGCAAGAAGTATGGCGGGTTCTTCCGCAAGATTGGGGAAAGGGCAGCTTCCGAGATGGGGGCAGAGGAAGACGACCCAGCAGTGCTGGAGACTGGGGATTTGGGCTACAATGGGGCAGACTCAGACACGGGGTCTCCCAAGGATGAGATGAAGCGTTATGGGGGCTTCCTCAGAAAATATCCCAAGAGAGGTTCAGAAGTGGCAGCTGTTGAAGATGACGGGCAAGAGCTGGAAGGCCTGCACAAGCGGTATGGAGGCTTCATGCGCAGAATCCGCCCCAAGCTCAAGTGGGACAATCAGAAGCGCTATGGTGGGTTCCTACGGCGCCAGTTCAAGGTGACCACCAGGTCAGAGGAGGAGCCCAGCGCCTATTCAG tgaACATTCTCCACCACTGGCACAATGGACCTCAAATCAAGCCTTAA
- the PDYN gene encoding proenkephalin-B isoform X3 — MEWQLLGLALCLGLASTAAADCATQCSKCALHEQDLEKFINPLICSLECQGSLLSSAEWEKCKQALTVFTPFLMEGEAKRLSQVDEEEKAEEEGELSPWELYSALVKRYGGFMKNQDKNKIFALLRENTHARGDISKKYGGFFRKIGERAASEMGAEEDDPAVLETGDLGYNGADSDTGSPKDEMKRYGGFLRKYPKRGSEVAAVEDDGQELEGLHKRYGGFMRRIRPKLKWDNQKRYGGFLRRQFKVTTRSEEEPSAYSGEVSDL; from the exons ATGGAGTGGCAACTTCTGGGACTGGCCCTTTGCCTGGGTTTGGCTTCCACGGCCGCAGCGGACTGTGCCACCCAGTGCTCGAAGTGTGCTCTTCATGAACAGGACCTGGAGAAGTTCATCAACCCCTTA ATTTGCTCTCTGGAGTGCCAGGGGTCCTTGCTGTCCAGTGCGGAGTGGGAGAAGTGCAAGCAGGCGTTGACTGTCTTCACCCCCTTTCTGATGGAGGGGGAGGCCAAGAGGCTGTCCCAGGTGGATGAGGAGGAGAAGgcggaagaggagggggagctcaGCCCCTGGGAGCTGTACAGTGCGCTGGTCAAACGTTATGGTGGGTTCATGAAGAATCAGGACAAGAATAAGATCTTTGCTCTGCTCCGTGAAAACACCCATGCCAGGGGCGACATCAGCAAGAAGTATGGCGGGTTCTTCCGCAAGATTGGGGAAAGGGCAGCTTCCGAGATGGGGGCAGAGGAAGACGACCCAGCAGTGCTGGAGACTGGGGATTTGGGCTACAATGGGGCAGACTCAGACACGGGGTCTCCCAAGGATGAGATGAAGCGTTATGGGGGCTTCCTCAGAAAATATCCCAAGAGAGGTTCAGAAGTGGCAGCTGTTGAAGATGACGGGCAAGAGCTGGAAGGCCTGCACAAGCGGTATGGAGGCTTCATGCGCAGAATCCGCCCCAAGCTCAAGTGGGACAATCAGAAGCGCTATGGTGGGTTCCTACGGCGCCAGTTCAAGGTGACCACCAGGTCAGAGGAGGAGCCCAGCGCCTATTCAGGTGAGGTCTCTGACCTATAG